From the Leptolyngbya sp. O-77 genome, one window contains:
- a CDS encoding sulfurtransferase produces MTTDWLLAHLDDPGVAIADCRFSLMEPDLGRRQYHQSHIPGAVYFDLNADLSGPVQRHGGRHPLPHPDALAQTLAAAGITRGETWVIAYDDSRLGFASRFWWLLRYLGHDRVAVLDGGFAHWQAAGHPVTVATAPSPPRQAGQFVPALRPEMVVDIETVKQRKDQAGVVLVDSREGDRYRGEREPIDPIAGHIPGAVNYPWQGVTDDRGRVLSVEAQRQRWQNLSKTKTNADTDTDTNEIDEVEEIIVYCGSGVTACVNLLSLEMAGRGNQSKLYAGSWSDWCSYLVDEF; encoded by the coding sequence GTGACCACAGACTGGCTGTTGGCTCATCTAGATGATCCGGGAGTGGCGATCGCCGACTGTCGGTTTTCGCTGATGGAGCCAGACCTGGGGCGGCGGCAATATCATCAGAGCCACATTCCGGGTGCGGTGTATTTTGACCTGAATGCTGACCTGTCGGGGCCCGTGCAGCGCCACGGCGGCCGCCATCCCCTGCCTCACCCAGACGCACTGGCGCAAACCCTGGCGGCAGCGGGCATTACTCGCGGCGAAACCTGGGTGATTGCCTATGATGACTCGCGGCTAGGCTTTGCGTCTCGGTTTTGGTGGCTGCTGCGGTATTTGGGGCACGATCGGGTGGCGGTGCTAGATGGCGGCTTCGCGCACTGGCAGGCAGCGGGACATCCTGTGACAGTGGCGACTGCGCCCAGTCCTCCACGGCAGGCAGGGCAGTTTGTGCCCGCGCTACGCCCAGAGATGGTGGTAGACATTGAAACGGTGAAGCAGCGCAAAGATCAAGCAGGCGTGGTGCTGGTGGATTCGCGGGAGGGCGATCGCTATCGAGGAGAGCGCGAACCCATCGACCCGATTGCCGGGCATATCCCTGGCGCAGTCAACTATCCCTGGCAGGGCGTGACAGATGATCGGGGCAGGGTACTCTCCGTTGAGGCGCAGCGTCAGCGCTGGCAGAATTTATCCAAGACCAAGACCAATGCCGATACCGATACCGATACCAACGAGATTGACGAGGTAGAGGAGATTATTGTCTACTGCGGCTCTGGCGTGACGGCTTGTGTCAACCTGCTGTCGCTGGAGATGGCGGGGCGGGGCAACCAGAGCAAGCTTTATGCTGGAAGCTGGAGTGACTGGTGTTCGTATCTAGTCGATGAATTTTAG
- a CDS encoding lysylphosphatidylglycerol synthase transmembrane domain-containing protein produces the protein MKRLVSILVSGVILLLIYWKIDFAGLIRVFRECDRPWMGISLGMVIPLTMLTAGRLQMLMPGMEGKGHRPEPELIPNPWDLKPDPARLSFWEANQLILAASSLNMVLPSKMGDIAKAYFMRDRGHLTGSLALSLVVFEKACDMLSLLLWCVFGLLLYPQKDWLFWVMTVSVLGGLVLGLLLLGWPQFAQFFFRQAEQIAPKKMGKKLVTLSHSWQEMHDYFWGDRRQLAKISAMSIFIWFLHLLQIWFFILALKAWVPFITNLALSPLAILAGLLPLTFAGVGTRDAALILFYAPYFNAATAAALGVLCTSRYFLPAIAGLPFLGQYLSVAREIRRG, from the coding sequence ATGAAAAGACTGGTTTCGATTCTCGTTAGCGGCGTGATTCTGCTGCTGATCTACTGGAAGATTGACTTCGCTGGGCTGATCCGCGTGTTTCGCGAGTGCGATCGCCCGTGGATGGGCATCAGCCTGGGCATGGTGATTCCACTGACGATGCTGACGGCGGGACGACTGCAAATGCTGATGCCTGGGATGGAGGGTAAGGGTCATAGGCCGGAGCCTGAGTTGATCCCCAATCCCTGGGATTTGAAACCCGATCCCGCCCGCCTCAGCTTTTGGGAGGCAAATCAGCTAATCCTGGCGGCGAGTTCGCTGAATATGGTGCTGCCGTCGAAGATGGGCGACATCGCCAAAGCGTACTTCATGCGCGATCGCGGGCATTTGACGGGTTCGCTGGCGCTATCGCTGGTGGTGTTTGAAAAAGCCTGCGATATGCTGTCGCTGCTGCTGTGGTGCGTGTTTGGGCTGCTGCTCTATCCACAAAAAGACTGGCTGTTTTGGGTGATGACGGTGAGCGTGCTGGGCGGGCTGGTGCTGGGGCTGTTGCTGCTGGGCTGGCCGCAGTTTGCCCAGTTTTTCTTTCGGCAGGCAGAGCAGATTGCGCCGAAAAAGATGGGTAAGAAGCTGGTGACGCTGAGCCATTCTTGGCAGGAGATGCACGATTACTTTTGGGGCGATCGCCGCCAGCTCGCCAAGATTTCAGCGATGTCAATCTTCATCTGGTTTTTGCACCTGCTGCAAATCTGGTTTTTCATTCTGGCGCTCAAGGCATGGGTGCCGTTCATTACGAACCTGGCGCTGTCGCCGCTGGCGATTTTGGCGGGGCTGCTGCCGCTGACGTTTGCGGGCGTGGGCACGCGAGACGCGGCGCTGATTTTGTTTTATGCGCCTTATTTCAACGCAGCGACGGCGGCGGCGCTGGGGGTGCTGTGTACGTCGCGCTATTTCCTTCCGGCGATCGCCGGCCTACCCTTCCTCGGACAATATCTCAGCGTCGCGCGGGAGATTCGTCGGGGCTGA
- a CDS encoding two-component system response regulator yields MNYSDSEKPKILVVDDHPSSRMTAVALLSVEGYDVLEADSGAAALNCVAQANPDLILLDVMMPGMDGYEVCRHLKQDEHTRLIPVVFVTALNDRRARLRGIEAGGDDFLSKPFDQLELSARVNSLVRQKRLNEDLDHAGQVLFSIARTIESRDPNTGDHCERLVQLGKAFGEFLGLSRTEVRDLMWGGYLHDIGKVGIPDAVLLKVGQLSPEEWIIMRQHVLIGERICQPLRTMQGVVPIIRHHHERWDGSGYPDGLKGNEIPYLAQIFQLIDIYDALTSERPYKSAFSPEEALKIMIEETSKGWRNPDLMDKFASFIGARAIAA; encoded by the coding sequence GTGAACTACTCTGATTCTGAAAAGCCTAAAATTCTTGTTGTAGACGACCACCCGTCCAGCCGCATGACAGCGGTTGCGCTTTTATCAGTGGAAGGCTATGACGTGCTAGAGGCAGACAGCGGCGCTGCCGCGCTGAACTGTGTAGCACAGGCCAATCCAGACCTGATTCTGCTAGATGTGATGATGCCAGGGATGGATGGCTACGAGGTTTGCCGCCATCTCAAGCAGGATGAACACACCCGCCTGATTCCGGTTGTCTTTGTCACCGCGCTGAACGATCGCCGCGCCCGACTGCGAGGCATTGAGGCCGGCGGCGATGATTTTTTGTCGAAGCCGTTTGATCAGCTAGAACTCTCGGCCCGCGTGAATTCTTTGGTGCGCCAAAAGCGGCTGAACGAGGATCTGGATCATGCAGGGCAGGTGCTATTTTCGATCGCCCGCACGATTGAGAGTCGAGATCCCAATACGGGCGACCACTGCGAGCGGCTAGTGCAACTGGGCAAGGCGTTTGGCGAGTTTCTAGGCCTCTCGCGGACGGAAGTGCGCGACCTGATGTGGGGCGGATATCTGCACGACATTGGCAAGGTCGGGATTCCGGATGCAGTGCTGCTAAAGGTGGGTCAGCTTTCTCCCGAAGAATGGATTATCATGCGCCAGCATGTGCTGATTGGTGAGCGCATCTGCCAACCGCTGCGAACGATGCAGGGAGTGGTTCCCATTATCCGCCATCACCATGAACGATGGGATGGGTCGGGATATCCAGATGGGCTGAAGGGCAATGAGATTCCCTACCTGGCTCAGATTTTCCAGCTAATCGATATCTACGACGCGCTGACTAGCGAGCGCCCCTATAAATCAGCCTTTTCACCCGAAGAAGCATTGAAAATCATGATTGAGGAAACGTCCAAAGGGTGGCGTAATCCTGACCTGATGGACAAGTTTGCATCCTTTATTGGCGCAAGGGCGATCGCCGCTTAG